One segment of Geoalkalibacter ferrihydriticus DSM 17813 DNA contains the following:
- a CDS encoding FAD-dependent oxidoreductase encodes MPAQISAFNENKQRVSTQQLLQQIYAALETGETEFEVLASGHHNIGGPLWTQNGQPLRFRVKNPGQRVGSFGLDGTEILVEGSTPADAGWLNSGATLTILGDGGDTTAHCAAAGRIYVAGRVGARSGSLMKHDPAYENPEFWVLKSTGSFSFEFMGGGIAVVCGIDCEGFDSVLGDRSCVGMVGGTIYVRGPVSGLSDEVWLLDLDDADREFLAEGLPRYLGKINRPELRPALEDFSQWKKILSKTYEERTRVQHLTMREFRLQRWVEGGIFGDVVSDDYTHVAGLVNSGADRLKIPHWQDKRYAAPCESSCPTAIPTQERIKLLRQGKVQEALELVLRYSPFPGSVCGEVCPNLCMDACTRQYIDKPVAMKELGRLSRDAASPQPAPASGKKVAVIGGGPGGLSTAWQLRLRGHEVTVYEADNEVGGKLRQAIPTERLPAEVLRNEITRIKELGVSLRTNTPVDQPLFDSLRTEHDAVVIASGAHSPVVIPFPGHERLVKGIDFLKAINAGERPTVGERVVVLGAGNAGMDTCLGAYAMGAKKVTSVDIQRPAAYQKEIDHVKALGGEIIWPFFTDRVDEKGVHGKDGTLLEADTVIIAIGERPDLSYVPRDWLSIKGMMEVDDCWQVTRAPGVFAIGDTIRPGLLTHAIGHGLEAAEYIDAYLRGETPTAKPKPAIVPQECLSKELFRPQNRGRLCVTDARSETNRCLSCGTCRDCSMCLEACPEGAISRAEKNNGQYEYLSDDHVCIGCGICAGICPCGVWSMEQAV; translated from the coding sequence ATGCCTGCTCAAATATCCGCCTTCAACGAAAACAAGCAGCGCGTCTCGACCCAGCAGTTGCTGCAACAGATTTACGCGGCTTTGGAAACCGGGGAAACCGAATTCGAGGTGCTTGCGTCGGGACACCACAACATCGGTGGACCCCTGTGGACGCAAAACGGTCAGCCCTTGCGCTTCCGCGTAAAAAATCCCGGCCAGCGCGTCGGCTCCTTCGGCCTCGACGGAACGGAAATTCTAGTCGAAGGCTCAACTCCGGCGGACGCCGGTTGGCTCAACTCAGGTGCGACGCTGACCATCCTCGGTGACGGCGGCGACACCACCGCCCACTGCGCCGCCGCCGGCCGTATCTATGTCGCCGGACGCGTCGGCGCGCGCTCGGGCTCGCTGATGAAGCACGATCCCGCCTACGAAAATCCCGAATTCTGGGTGCTCAAAAGCACCGGCTCATTTTCTTTCGAATTCATGGGCGGCGGCATCGCCGTGGTGTGCGGCATCGACTGCGAGGGCTTCGATTCGGTGCTCGGCGACCGCAGTTGCGTCGGAATGGTCGGTGGCACCATTTACGTACGCGGCCCGGTAAGCGGCCTCTCCGACGAAGTCTGGCTGCTTGACCTGGACGATGCGGACCGCGAATTTCTTGCCGAGGGCCTGCCCCGCTACCTGGGAAAAATCAACCGCCCGGAATTGCGCCCCGCCCTTGAAGACTTCAGCCAGTGGAAGAAAATTCTCTCCAAGACCTACGAAGAACGCACCCGCGTCCAGCACTTGACCATGCGCGAATTTCGTCTGCAACGCTGGGTGGAAGGCGGCATCTTCGGCGACGTGGTCAGTGACGACTATACCCATGTGGCCGGGCTGGTCAACAGCGGCGCGGATCGGCTCAAGATCCCCCACTGGCAGGACAAGCGCTATGCCGCGCCCTGCGAATCGAGTTGCCCCACCGCCATCCCCACACAGGAGCGCATCAAACTGCTGCGCCAAGGAAAAGTGCAGGAGGCCCTGGAGTTGGTACTGCGCTACTCCCCCTTCCCCGGGTCGGTGTGCGGTGAGGTCTGCCCCAACCTGTGCATGGACGCCTGCACCCGCCAGTACATCGACAAACCGGTGGCCATGAAGGAACTCGGCCGCCTCTCGCGGGATGCCGCCTCGCCCCAGCCCGCCCCGGCCAGCGGAAAAAAGGTCGCCGTGATCGGTGGCGGCCCAGGCGGACTTTCCACTGCTTGGCAATTGCGTCTGCGCGGCCACGAAGTAACCGTGTACGAAGCCGACAACGAAGTGGGCGGCAAACTGCGCCAGGCTATCCCCACGGAGCGCTTGCCCGCCGAAGTTCTACGCAACGAAATCACCCGCATCAAAGAGCTGGGCGTCAGCTTGCGCACCAACACCCCCGTCGATCAGCCCTTGTTCGACAGCCTGCGCACCGAGCATGACGCGGTGGTCATCGCCAGCGGCGCGCACAGCCCGGTGGTGATCCCCTTTCCCGGCCACGAACGGCTGGTCAAGGGCATCGATTTTCTCAAGGCCATCAACGCCGGCGAGCGCCCCACCGTAGGCGAACGCGTGGTGGTGCTCGGCGCCGGCAACGCAGGCATGGATACCTGCCTGGGCGCCTACGCCATGGGCGCAAAAAAGGTGACCTCCGTGGACATCCAAAGACCGGCCGCCTACCAGAAGGAGATCGACCACGTCAAAGCCCTGGGCGGCGAAATCATCTGGCCGTTTTTCACTGACCGTGTCGATGAAAAAGGTGTGCATGGCAAAGATGGCACACTGCTGGAAGCCGACACGGTGATTATCGCCATCGGCGAGCGTCCGGATCTTTCCTACGTACCGCGCGACTGGCTGAGCATCAAGGGCATGATGGAGGTCGACGACTGCTGGCAGGTGACCCGCGCGCCGGGCGTCTTCGCCATCGGCGACACCATCCGCCCGGGTCTGCTCACCCATGCCATCGGTCACGGCTTGGAAGCTGCCGAATACATCGACGCCTATCTGCGCGGCGAAACGCCAACCGCCAAACCGAAGCCCGCCATCGTGCCCCAGGAATGCCTGAGCAAGGAGCTGTTCCGCCCACAGAACCGCGGCCGCCTCTGCGTAACCGATGCCAGAAGCGAAACCAACCGCTGTCTCTCGTGCGGCACCTGCCGCGATTGCTCAATGTGCCTTGAAGCCTGCCCGGAAGGCGCCATCAGCCGGGCAGAAAAAAACAACGGACAATACGAATACCTCTCCGACGACCACGTCTGCATCGGCTGCGGTATCTGCGCGGGGATCTGCCCCTGCGGAGTGTGGAGTATGGAGCAGGCAGTCTAA
- a CDS encoding class II glutamine amidotransferase has protein sequence MCRIGAIKSSDYIHPSQALLLMQSQQKGHDNSGFAMVMHDLGGIFQNYKNLPTLSLACTDEGLKLAEDILHEAGFSRVLQWVPETYPHPNLDIIAMPNYVFETFNYPKHLRKASQKEKEDLLLDMRLKLRFALEEGDQGYVYSFWPDVVTLKEIGDPRDIGTYFNLWEPNDQLTAKVITAQCRQNTNYDIVRYAAHPFFLQGYTALANGENTFYLKNKEMQRKLHRGYIGFESDSQCFLYTLHYVHRELGWPLPYYKHVITPLPFDQVERRDDRDELLAIRQSMTHLEINGPNTIIGVLPDNTLFTCCDAKKLRPVVVGRSANMVAISSEVCGINEIMPERNWQEDIYPNEREVVVVGQDLEVQRWKQ, from the coding sequence ATGTGTCGCATCGGCGCCATCAAAAGCAGCGACTACATTCATCCGAGCCAGGCCCTGCTGCTCATGCAATCGCAGCAGAAGGGCCATGACAACTCGGGATTCGCCATGGTCATGCATGACCTGGGCGGTATTTTCCAAAATTACAAAAACCTGCCGACCCTGTCGCTGGCCTGCACCGACGAGGGACTCAAACTGGCCGAGGACATCCTGCACGAGGCCGGCTTCAGCCGCGTTCTGCAGTGGGTGCCGGAGACCTACCCGCATCCAAACCTGGATATCATCGCCATGCCCAATTACGTCTTTGAAACTTTCAACTACCCCAAGCACCTGCGCAAGGCCAGCCAGAAAGAGAAGGAAGACCTGCTCCTCGACATGCGCCTCAAGCTGCGCTTTGCCCTGGAGGAGGGTGATCAGGGCTACGTCTACTCCTTCTGGCCCGACGTGGTAACCCTCAAAGAGATCGGTGATCCGCGCGACATCGGCACCTATTTCAACCTGTGGGAGCCCAACGATCAGCTCACCGCCAAGGTCATCACCGCCCAGTGCCGCCAGAACACCAACTACGACATCGTGCGCTACGCCGCCCATCCCTTTTTTCTGCAGGGCTACACCGCCCTGGCCAACGGCGAAAACACCTTTTATCTCAAGAACAAGGAAATGCAGCGCAAGCTGCACCGCGGCTACATCGGTTTTGAGTCGGACAGCCAGTGCTTTCTCTACACGCTGCATTATGTGCATCGTGAGCTCGGCTGGCCCCTGCCTTACTACAAGCATGTAATAACGCCGCTGCCCTTTGATCAGGTTGAACGCCGCGACGACCGCGATGAACTGCTGGCGATCCGTCAGTCAATGACACATCTGGAAATCAACGGTCCCAACACCATTATTGGGGTGCTGCCCGACAACACCTTGTTCACCTGCTGCGATGCAAAAAAGCTACGCCCGGTGGTGGTGGGCCGCTCGGCCAACATGGTGGCCATCTCTTCGGAGGTGTGCGGCATCAATGAGATCATGCCGGAGCGCAACTGGCAGGAGGACATTTATCCCAACGAACGCGAAGTCGTGGTAGTCGGCCAGGATCTGGAGGTGCAGCGATGGAAACAATGA
- a CDS encoding branched-chain amino acid aminotransferase: MELSILPLTQPKARPRDENALAFGKTFSDRMFVMEYATAKGWHGARIAPYGPFSLDPAAAVLHYAQEIFEGLKAFRCQDGRIALFRPTDNVKRFNRSADRMCMPRVDEAFFLQAIKELVRLEADWVPRSEGTSLYIRPTMIATDPYLGVRPSDTYLCYVILSPVAAYYKGGFSPVKIWISDEFVRSAPGGTGEAKTGGNYAASLRASMEAAKLGFDQVLWLDAVHRKYVEEVGSMNICFYLDGKVVTSPLKGTILDGITRRSVLTLIRDLGIEVEERALSVEEIMEGAASGRLVEAFGTGTAAVVSPVGQLTYRDRTIEIGGNQVGALTLKLYETLTGIQYGRLPDPHGWVEKI, translated from the coding sequence ATGGAATTGTCGATCCTGCCCCTCACTCAGCCGAAAGCGCGTCCCCGGGATGAAAACGCCCTGGCCTTCGGCAAGACCTTCAGCGACCGCATGTTCGTCATGGAATATGCCACCGCGAAGGGCTGGCATGGGGCGCGCATCGCGCCCTACGGGCCCTTTTCCCTCGATCCGGCGGCGGCGGTACTGCACTATGCCCAGGAAATCTTCGAAGGCCTCAAGGCCTTTCGCTGCCAGGATGGGCGCATCGCCCTGTTTCGCCCGACGGACAACGTCAAGCGCTTCAACCGCAGTGCCGACCGCATGTGCATGCCACGCGTCGACGAGGCGTTTTTTCTGCAGGCCATCAAAGAACTGGTGCGCCTGGAGGCCGATTGGGTGCCGCGCAGCGAAGGCACCAGCCTCTACATCCGTCCGACCATGATCGCCACCGACCCCTATCTGGGCGTCAGACCTTCGGACACCTACCTGTGCTACGTAATTCTCTCACCGGTGGCTGCCTACTACAAGGGTGGCTTCAGTCCGGTGAAGATCTGGATATCCGACGAATTCGTGCGCTCCGCCCCGGGCGGCACCGGCGAGGCCAAGACCGGCGGCAACTACGCCGCAAGCCTGCGCGCCTCCATGGAGGCGGCCAAGCTCGGCTTCGATCAGGTCCTGTGGCTTGATGCCGTACACCGCAAGTATGTCGAAGAGGTGGGCAGCATGAATATCTGCTTCTACCTTGACGGCAAGGTGGTAACCTCGCCCCTCAAGGGCACCATTCTCGATGGCATCACGCGCCGCTCGGTTCTGACTCTGATTCGTGATCTGGGCATCGAGGTCGAGGAACGCGCCCTTTCCGTGGAAGAAATCATGGAAGGCGCCGCCTCGGGCAGGCTGGTCGAGGCCTTCGGCACGGGCACCGCCGCAGTTGTTTCGCCGGTCGGCCAGCTCACCTACCGCGATCGCACCATCGAAATCGGCGGCAACCAGGTGGGCGCGCTGACCCTGAAACTCTACGAAACCCTGACCGGCATTCAATATGGACGCCTGCCGGACCCTCACGGCTGGGTGGAAAAAATCTAG
- a CDS encoding glutamate synthase-related protein, giving the protein METMKIHDVTANDLPWKVRYDASRCTLCGSCTAACSFRAIGPKVERRRMTWSESDFPEPKSRFSAVPVIRQVKSIRNYCRGCGICEKVCPNDAIGPERNQDSRHPIITRCLGGDSVKRGGRKNLEGTTRTLDKMRVGRISQMTDPSLDAQRHTFDMLAPFGRILPPGKLPFQVGANGRLEKVGQAPPVQWIYPVIIGDMSIGALSWRMWEGVAMATAYLNEQCGLPVRMCSGEGGVPVRLLKSRFLKYMILQVASGHFGWNRIVKAMPDMIEDPAGVLIKIGQGAKPGDGGLLQSQKVASHIQAIRGVPKADLLSPPNHQGLYSIEESVQKMFLSFNAAFKFRVPVAIKVAASATSVSVFNNLVRDPYNIVGGFFLDGIDGGTGAAHEVSLDHTGHPIVSKLRDCYLAATTQGRQGQIPLWAAGGLGKTGDLAADAFKMMCLGANGVFTGKLILQMAGCVGNDMGRCNACNTGLCPAGITTQEPALAHRLDPEKVAQNIVNYFLAMDQEFKKLMAPIGNSSLPVGRADALISTDKAVAERLQIQYVC; this is encoded by the coding sequence ATGGAAACAATGAAAATTCATGATGTCACGGCCAACGACCTGCCCTGGAAGGTCCGCTACGACGCAAGCCGCTGCACTCTGTGCGGTTCCTGCACGGCGGCCTGCTCGTTTCGCGCCATTGGCCCCAAGGTCGAACGTCGCCGGATGACCTGGTCGGAAAGCGATTTCCCCGAGCCGAAAAGCCGCTTTTCGGCGGTGCCGGTGATCCGCCAGGTCAAATCGATTCGCAATTACTGCCGCGGCTGCGGCATCTGCGAAAAAGTCTGCCCCAACGACGCCATAGGTCCAGAGCGCAACCAGGACAGCCGCCATCCTATCATCACCCGCTGCCTGGGCGGCGACTCGGTCAAGCGCGGCGGGCGCAAAAATCTCGAAGGAACGACCCGCACCCTCGACAAAATGCGCGTTGGACGCATTTCGCAGATGACCGACCCCTCGCTGGATGCCCAGCGCCACACCTTCGATATGCTCGCCCCCTTCGGGCGCATCCTTCCGCCGGGAAAATTGCCCTTCCAGGTCGGCGCAAACGGACGCCTGGAAAAGGTCGGTCAGGCGCCTCCGGTGCAATGGATCTATCCGGTGATCATCGGCGACATGTCCATCGGCGCCCTCTCCTGGCGCATGTGGGAGGGAGTGGCCATGGCCACCGCCTATCTCAACGAACAGTGCGGCCTGCCGGTACGCATGTGTTCGGGCGAGGGCGGCGTGCCGGTGCGCCTGCTTAAGAGCCGTTTTCTCAAATACATGATCCTGCAGGTGGCCTCGGGGCACTTCGGCTGGAACCGTATCGTCAAGGCCATGCCCGATATGATCGAAGATCCCGCAGGCGTATTGATCAAAATCGGCCAAGGCGCCAAGCCCGGCGACGGCGGGCTGTTGCAGTCGCAGAAGGTTGCGTCCCACATCCAGGCGATTCGCGGCGTACCCAAGGCCGACCTGCTCTCGCCGCCCAATCACCAGGGGCTCTACTCCATCGAAGAGAGCGTGCAGAAGATGTTTCTCTCCTTCAATGCCGCCTTCAAATTCCGCGTGCCGGTGGCCATCAAGGTGGCAGCCTCGGCCACCAGCGTTTCGGTGTTCAACAACCTGGTGCGCGACCCCTACAACATCGTCGGCGGGTTTTTCCTTGACGGCATCGACGGCGGCACCGGCGCGGCCCATGAGGTCAGCCTCGACCACACCGGCCACCCCATCGTCAGCAAATTGCGTGACTGCTATCTGGCGGCCACCACCCAGGGCCGCCAGGGGCAGATCCCCCTCTGGGCGGCAGGCGGTTTGGGCAAAACCGGCGACTTGGCGGCCGATGCCTTCAAGATGATGTGCCTGGGCGCCAACGGCGTGTTTACCGGCAAGTTGATCCTGCAGATGGCCGGCTGCGTGGGCAACGACATGGGCCGCTGCAACGCCTGCAATACCGGCTTGTGTCCGGCGGGCATCACCACCCAGGAACCGGCCCTCGCCCACCGCCTCGACCCGGAAAAAGTGGCGCAGAACATCGTCAATTACTTCCTGGCCATGGACCAGGAGTTCAAGAAGCTGATGGCACCCATCGGCAACTCATCGCTGCCGGTGGGACGCGCCGACGCCCTCATCTCCACAGACAAGGCGGTTGCCGAACGTCTGCAGATTCAGTACGTGTGTTGA